From Candidatus Pedobacter colombiensis, one genomic window encodes:
- a CDS encoding competence/damage-inducible protein A, translating into MLAEIITIGDEILIGQIVDTNSAWMAEQLNLIGIKVKQVSSVSDDANHIIEALQLAEKRADIILITGGLGPTKDDITKITLARYFNMGFRRDQETLEHVTDIFTRFKKPMIESNRKQADVPDGCTVIKNKNGTAPCMWFEERGKIFVSMPGVPFEMMYLMEEEILPRLKKAFKLPAIIHRTILTANIGESFLAVELEEIENSLPPYIKLAYLPKLGQIRLRLSGTGDDEKLLKTEVETYAQQIISKVKKYVVVDKDITLEKAILDIMEQHKLTLSTAESCTGGYISHLITQHPGCSAVFAGGAVTYSNALKMSVLGVKAETLEAYGAVSEQTVKEMAYGARINFKTDYAVAVSGIAGPDGGTADKPVGTVWVAVANSRHVIARLFNFSNRRIQNIERSAIAALTMVLNEVKQDVG; encoded by the coding sequence ATGCTAGCAGAAATTATAACCATTGGTGATGAAATACTGATTGGTCAGATTGTAGATACGAATTCAGCCTGGATGGCTGAGCAACTAAATCTGATTGGTATAAAAGTTAAACAGGTCAGCTCCGTTTCTGACGATGCAAATCATATTATTGAAGCATTGCAGCTTGCAGAAAAAAGAGCAGATATTATTCTGATTACCGGCGGTTTAGGTCCCACTAAGGATGATATTACTAAAATAACACTAGCCAGGTATTTTAACATGGGCTTTAGACGGGATCAGGAAACATTGGAGCATGTGACAGATATTTTTACCCGTTTTAAAAAGCCAATGATCGAGTCTAATCGTAAACAGGCTGATGTGCCTGATGGGTGTACAGTAATCAAAAACAAAAATGGTACTGCACCCTGTATGTGGTTTGAGGAGCGTGGCAAAATATTTGTTTCTATGCCGGGTGTTCCTTTCGAAATGATGTACCTGATGGAGGAAGAGATTCTTCCAAGGTTAAAGAAAGCATTTAAGCTACCTGCAATCATTCATAGAACTATACTAACTGCTAATATTGGAGAGTCTTTTTTGGCGGTAGAGCTGGAAGAAATAGAAAATAGCTTGCCACCATATATTAAATTGGCCTATTTACCGAAACTAGGGCAAATCAGATTAAGGTTAAGTGGTACCGGTGATGATGAGAAATTGCTAAAAACAGAGGTCGAAACTTATGCGCAGCAGATCATCAGTAAGGTGAAAAAATATGTAGTTGTTGACAAAGATATTACGCTGGAAAAAGCCATATTGGATATCATGGAGCAGCATAAACTGACTTTATCTACTGCCGAGAGCTGTACAGGTGGTTATATATCGCATCTGATTACACAGCATCCAGGATGTTCGGCGGTATTTGCAGGAGGGGCTGTAACTTATTCTAATGCACTTAAAATGTCTGTTTTAGGGGTTAAAGCAGAAACATTGGAGGCTTACGGTGCCGTAAGTGAACAAACTGTAAAAGAAATGGCCTACGGTGCGAGAATTAATTTTAAAACCGATTATGCTGTTGCTGTGAGTGGAATTGCCGGACCTGACGGTGGTACTGCCGATAAACCTGTTGGTACTGTGTGGGTTGCAGTGGCAAATAGTCGCCATGTAATTGCAAGGTTATTTAATTTTAGTAACCGCAGGATACAAAATATTGAGCGTTCTGCCATAGCTGCATTGACTATGGTTTTGAATGAGGTTAAAC
- a CDS encoding putative LPS assembly protein LptD encodes MKLLRYIILLKTIVLLTSVSNYALAFTSFSPFQVVKQTDTTKKDTTKNNPLIKGNVKSNPKDTTASEKIQYAAKDSVTFNKDSSIVYLYGKARVIYQGLELDADYISYNNKTNIIYARGTVNEKGKYVGRPIFKMEGQGTSMADSLRFNTITKAGNIFGVYTEQEGGFFTGGKAKKQPDDEIHSKGQTFSTCNLPHPHFGIHFTKAIVTENQIIAGPLYLEIEDVPLPLGLPFAFFPKPNKKSSGVILPTPGEDFSRGFFLQDGGYYIGLSDYWDAKLTGTIYSYGSFSVRGASTYTKRYKFNGNVDLNYAFNQYGTKGTADYNTSKDFRINWSHSQNPNAKPGTTFSASVNAGTSSYDRQTAGGNTYNPYQTANNTLSSSISYSKIFGKGINFSGAFRHSQETQAKTISLTLPDITLSVPTFNPFDSKDRVGEQKWYQKISVGYNMQATNQINTIDSLLFKKGSLSQFRNGFQHNIPISMSFNVLQYFNFNAGISYLERWHFQSIRKTYAKVPNAADAIFIDTIPGFNRSGQYSINGGLSTKVYSTAQFKNLGNFKALRHVMTPSINFGYTPDFSAISQGNYKYAYYQDGSPVYFTNFKGQPEQVKYSIHEGSYFGGPGLGSSATIGFSIDNTVEAKVLTPKDTTGTGEKKIPIIQGLGISGSYNLLAENFKLSTLGFSGRSQFTDKLGINYYGTLNPYLYENVIDSNTNLPIRRLIDKYTWTRGQFPRLTNFGFSFSYSLNPEALKRKNATQDKIKEQKNAGGLTPEQAEALAKVSRDPNAFVDFNIPWNFAFSYNFNYSTTDVGLLPTVTNTLNFNGDANITPKWKVTFSSGWDFKNKTISQTNFAIYRDLHCWDMSFNWVPFGFYQSYSVDIKVKASILQDLKLSKRKGYYTRF; translated from the coding sequence TTGAAACTTTTACGCTACATCATTTTATTAAAAACGATTGTTTTATTAACTTCTGTTAGTAACTATGCGCTAGCATTTACTTCTTTTTCGCCCTTCCAGGTTGTAAAGCAAACAGATACAACCAAGAAGGATACGACAAAGAATAATCCCCTTATCAAGGGAAATGTGAAGAGCAATCCAAAGGATACAACGGCTTCCGAAAAAATCCAATACGCAGCCAAAGATTCTGTTACTTTTAATAAAGACAGTAGTATTGTTTATTTATATGGTAAAGCCAGGGTTATTTATCAGGGACTGGAGTTGGATGCCGATTATATCAGTTATAATAATAAAACCAATATTATTTATGCCAGGGGGACTGTAAATGAGAAAGGTAAGTATGTTGGGCGGCCAATTTTTAAAATGGAAGGACAGGGGACTTCTATGGCCGATTCGTTAAGATTCAATACAATCACTAAGGCAGGTAATATATTCGGGGTGTACACCGAGCAGGAAGGAGGCTTTTTTACGGGTGGAAAGGCTAAAAAGCAGCCTGATGATGAGATACATAGTAAGGGTCAGACTTTCAGTACCTGTAATTTGCCGCATCCCCATTTTGGGATACACTTTACCAAAGCTATTGTCACGGAGAATCAGATTATAGCAGGGCCACTTTATCTGGAAATTGAAGATGTTCCCTTGCCGCTTGGTTTGCCCTTTGCATTTTTTCCCAAGCCCAATAAGAAGAGCTCAGGAGTTATTTTACCAACTCCAGGTGAGGATTTTTCGAGGGGCTTTTTCTTACAGGATGGGGGCTATTATATTGGTTTAAGTGATTATTGGGATGCAAAGCTAACGGGTACAATATATTCCTACGGATCATTTAGTGTGAGAGGTGCTTCAACTTACACCAAAAGATATAAGTTTAATGGAAATGTGGATCTGAATTATGCTTTTAATCAGTATGGTACTAAGGGGACGGCGGACTATAACACAAGTAAGGATTTTAGGATCAATTGGAGCCATTCGCAAAACCCGAATGCAAAGCCAGGAACAACTTTTTCGGCAAGTGTAAATGCAGGTACATCCAGCTATGATAGGCAAACTGCAGGGGGAAATACTTATAATCCTTATCAAACTGCAAATAATACTTTGTCATCCAGTATTTCCTATAGCAAGATTTTTGGAAAAGGAATAAATTTTTCGGGTGCATTTCGTCACTCCCAGGAAACGCAAGCTAAGACGATAAGCTTAACATTACCTGATATTACGTTGTCGGTCCCTACATTTAATCCATTTGATTCAAAGGACCGCGTGGGTGAACAAAAGTGGTATCAAAAGATATCGGTAGGATATAATATGCAGGCAACCAATCAGATCAATACTATAGATTCCTTGTTATTTAAAAAAGGAAGCTTAAGTCAGTTCAGAAATGGGTTTCAACACAATATCCCTATTAGTATGTCTTTTAATGTGTTACAGTATTTTAACTTTAATGCTGGGATAAGTTACCTGGAAAGATGGCATTTTCAATCAATCAGAAAGACTTATGCTAAGGTGCCAAATGCAGCTGATGCCATTTTTATTGATACTATACCTGGTTTTAACAGGTCGGGTCAATATTCCATTAATGGTGGATTATCTACGAAAGTATATTCAACAGCTCAGTTTAAGAACTTAGGTAATTTTAAAGCCTTACGTCATGTGATGACGCCAAGTATTAACTTTGGTTATACACCTGATTTTTCTGCCATAAGCCAGGGAAACTATAAGTATGCCTATTACCAGGATGGATCTCCTGTATACTTCACTAATTTTAAAGGACAACCAGAACAGGTTAAGTATTCAATTCACGAAGGTTCTTATTTTGGAGGTCCTGGTTTGGGGAGTAGCGCCACTATAGGTTTTTCAATCGACAATACGGTAGAAGCAAAGGTTTTAACTCCAAAAGATACAACAGGAACAGGAGAAAAGAAAATTCCAATTATACAAGGGTTAGGAATAAGTGGAAGCTACAACTTGCTGGCTGAAAATTTTAAGCTATCGACTTTAGGTTTTAGTGGCCGTTCACAGTTTACCGATAAACTTGGAATTAACTATTACGGTACGTTGAACCCATATTTATATGAAAATGTGATTGATTCTAATACTAATTTGCCAATCAGAAGGCTTATTGATAAATATACCTGGACACGTGGTCAATTTCCTCGTTTAACCAATTTCGGTTTCTCTTTTAGCTATAGTCTGAATCCGGAAGCCCTTAAGCGTAAAAATGCTACTCAAGATAAGATAAAGGAACAAAAGAATGCCGGTGGACTAACACCTGAACAAGCTGAAGCATTGGCTAAAGTTAGCCGTGATCCAAATGCCTTTGTTGATTTTAATATTCCATGGAACTTTGCATTTTCTTACAACTTTAACTATAGTACTACTGATGTTGGGCTACTCCCCACGGTAACCAATACATTAAACTTTAATGGTGATGCGAATATCACTCCTAAATGGAAAGTCACTTTTAGCTCGGGCTGGGATTTCAAGAATAAAACAATTTCCCAAACGAATTTCGCAATTTATAGGGACTTGCATTGCTGGGACATGAGCTTTAACTGGGTGCCATTTGGTTTTTACCAGAGTTATTCAGTTGATATTAAGGTTAAGGCTTCGATCCTTCAGGATTTGAAACTGAGCAAGAGAAAAGGATACTACACCAGATTCTAA